CCCACACCGCCCTGCACACGCTGCTGTACCGGATCTCCACCCGCTGCCCGCCCCGCGCGGTCCGGTCCACCAGCGAGGTCGCCGCCCCCGACTGCCCGCACCCCATCCCCCGGGGCATGCGCCCCACGCACTGCGCGCCCAGGCACCCGGCGGCCACGGCGACCCCACGGGTGGGCTGCGGCGAGGAGCCGACGTCCGGCGGGCCGCCCGCCCCGAGCGCCGCGAGGCCGACACCGAGGGCCACGGCCGCCGCCCCGACCAGGGCACCGCCCACCATCAGCGCGTACGGCTGCCATCCCCTGCGCACGGGGCCGGGTTCCCGGGCGAGTTCGACCACGGGCTCCCGTACGGGAACGGTCCCCGACGCGTGCTCCGAGCGGCCGCTCCAGCACGCGTCCGCCAGCTCCCACAGGGCCAGCAGCCGCGCGGGCGGTACTCCCGCGACCGTGCACAGGGCCTCCACCGCCTGCCTCGGGACCGGCTTCTTTCCGTTGAGATAGCGCTCCCAGGAGGACTTGCTGTACGGAGTACGGTCCGCCAGCGCGGCCAGGCTCAGCCCCGTACCGATCCGCAACTCCCGCAGTTCCGCCGCCAGATGGGCACGATCCCCACCCGGAACCGGCTCCTGCCCTTCACTCCTCATCGGCGCAGCTCCCGCCAGGTGTTCTCGCCGACCAGACCGTCGGGCACCAGCCCGCGCCGCTTCTGGAAGGCGCGGACGGCGTCCGTCACGGCCGGGCCGTACAGTCCGTCGACGACCCCCGGGTCCACGCCGTGCGCGCGCAGCAGGCACTGCGCCTCGACGACGTCCCGGCCGCTCGCGTCCGGCGTCAGCAGGGTCTCCCGGGTGACGCCGTGCCCCGCGTACCGCCCGCCGTCCTTGCGTCCGGTGCCGCAGGAGTACGTCCTGTCCTCCTGGTACGCGTACGCGGCCGGGTCCTGCGGCGTCGTCCCGGCCCCGGTCGCCGAGGCGACGGCGTACCCGGCGGCGAAGGCCACCAGGAGCGCGCATCCGGCGGAGGCGAGGACGGCGGGGCGCGGGGTGCGGCCGTGTGACGTCCGCGCGGGCTCCGGTTCCTCGTCCGGGTGCTGCCGTGCCCGGTCCTGGCCGTTCTCCTCCGCGCGGGCCCCGCGGTCGCGCGCGGCGACGTCGTACAGGACGAGGAGGCGGGTGGGGTCGCTTCCGCAGACCCGGGCCAGTTCCCCGACGGCCTCTCTCGACGGCGGAGTGCGGCCGTTGAGATAGCGCTCCCAGGAAGAGCGGCTGCTGCTTGTCCTCGTCTCCAGTGCGGCCAGACTGAGGCCGCTGTGGTCCTTCAGCCTCCGCAGCTGGGCGACCAGTTGACGGTCGCGCTCGCCCAGCTGGGGCGGCAGCGTCTTCCACCGCGCCATGCTTCACCCCGTACGCGTGTCTGCGTCCTTTGGGCCGAGCCCCGGACCCCCGAGCCGGGTCGGCCGTGGCCCCCGGCACTCCCCACTGATGATGCGAAGGGCCGCCGCGCGGGTTCCCTGGCGGCGGGCGCGAGGTGGCTTCCGGCCGATTCCCGCCTGCCCCTGCGCGTCCCGGACGTCCCAGCGAAGCCTCCTGGGACGGGGCGTCCCCGCAGGTGGGGGCGTGGGACGTCCCCTGCTGTCCCGTACGGGTGGATCGCTGTGGCGGCGACCGGAAACAGCTGCG
This is a stretch of genomic DNA from Streptomyces sp. NBC_00237. It encodes these proteins:
- a CDS encoding XRE family transcriptional regulator, producing MRSEGQEPVPGGDRAHLAAELRELRIGTGLSLAALADRTPYSKSSWERYLNGKKPVPRQAVEALCTVAGVPPARLLALWELADACWSGRSEHASGTVPVREPVVELAREPGPVRRGWQPYALMVGGALVGAAAVALGVGLAALGAGGPPDVGSSPQPTRGVAVAAGCLGAQCVGRMPRGMGCGQSGAATSLVDRTARGGQRVEIRYSSVCRAVWVRASFLKAGDKVALYPALEDETDGRGETQGAENEGGETSQTGPKVMRAEAVDVGDATDWVVTPMLAPRDPAGVRACLEPAAGGAPECFAG
- a CDS encoding peptidoglycan-binding protein — encoded protein: MARWKTLPPQLGERDRQLVAQLRRLKDHSGLSLAALETRTSSSRSSWERYLNGRTPPSREAVGELARVCGSDPTRLLVLYDVAARDRGARAEENGQDRARQHPDEEPEPARTSHGRTPRPAVLASAGCALLVAFAAGYAVASATGAGTTPQDPAAYAYQEDRTYSCGTGRKDGGRYAGHGVTRETLLTPDASGRDVVEAQCLLRAHGVDPGVVDGLYGPAVTDAVRAFQKRRGLVPDGLVGENTWRELRR